The following proteins come from a genomic window of Leptospira neocaledonica:
- the cobM gene encoding precorrin-4 C(11)-methyltransferase — MKVYIIGAGPGDPDLITIKGARLVETCPIVLYTGSLVPQRVIERANPSATVLDSSKMTLEDIISILEEAKKKDLDVARVHTGDPSIFGSTAEQMRKMDELEIPYEIVPGVSSFTAAAAMLGKELTLPEVSQSVVITRAEGRTPMPEKEKLATFASTGATLVFFLSVLHIRKIVEELIPHYGKDCPVSVVQKATWPEQKIVTGTLENITSKVKEEKITATAIIFVGKVLDCHDFADSRLYASDFSHKFRKANKKQIVSEAQ; from the coding sequence ATGAAGGTATATATCATTGGCGCGGGTCCGGGCGATCCGGATCTGATCACCATCAAGGGTGCAAGACTAGTGGAGACCTGCCCTATCGTTCTCTACACAGGGTCTCTTGTACCTCAAAGAGTAATAGAAAGAGCGAATCCAAGTGCAACCGTATTAGATTCTTCTAAAATGACTTTAGAAGATATCATTTCCATTTTAGAAGAGGCTAAGAAGAAAGACCTAGATGTTGCGAGAGTCCATACCGGAGATCCCTCTATATTCGGCTCCACCGCAGAGCAAATGAGAAAAATGGATGAGTTGGAAATTCCCTATGAGATCGTCCCTGGAGTTTCCTCTTTTACCGCTGCAGCCGCAATGTTAGGCAAGGAGCTTACCCTCCCTGAAGTTTCTCAATCTGTGGTCATCACTCGCGCGGAAGGAAGAACTCCTATGCCGGAAAAAGAGAAATTAGCAACATTTGCATCCACCGGAGCAACTTTAGTTTTCTTTCTAAGTGTTTTACATATTCGTAAAATTGTTGAGGAACTTATCCCTCACTATGGTAAGGACTGTCCGGTTTCAGTCGTGCAGAAAGCAACCTGGCCGGAACAGAAAATAGTCACCGGGACTTTAGAAAACATAACATCCAAGGTAAAAGAAGAAAAGATCACAGCTACTGCGATCATCTTCGTAGGCAAAGTACTGGATTGCCATGATTTTGCGGATTCCAGACTTTATGCTTCCGACTTCTCTCATAAGTTTAGAAAAGCGAATAAAAAGCAGATTGTTTCGGAAGCACAATGA
- the cobO gene encoding cob(I)yrinic acid a,c-diamide adenosyltransferase has translation MNSSPDKKGLILVFTGPGKGKTTAALGILFRALGRGMKCGVVQFLKGKWETGERKFAKTITDLDFHVMGLGFTWESDDIDQDKKAARLAWEKSYEMIFSENYKILILDEITYAFHYGWLSPEEVCDALSKKPGDLHIIITGRNCPSLLTDMADLISQIESPKHPYKKGVPAQIGIDY, from the coding sequence ATGAATTCTTCTCCCGATAAAAAAGGACTGATCTTAGTATTCACCGGTCCTGGAAAAGGAAAAACTACCGCTGCTCTCGGAATTCTTTTCAGAGCGCTAGGAAGAGGTATGAAATGCGGGGTTGTCCAATTTTTAAAAGGAAAATGGGAAACCGGAGAAAGGAAATTTGCAAAAACCATTACAGATCTGGACTTTCACGTAATGGGACTCGGCTTTACCTGGGAAAGTGATGATATAGATCAGGACAAGAAGGCCGCAAGATTAGCTTGGGAAAAATCTTATGAGATGATATTTTCAGAAAATTATAAAATACTCATATTAGATGAGATTACTTATGCTTTTCACTACGGATGGCTTTCTCCGGAAGAAGTCTGCGACGCTCTTTCCAAAAAACCGGGAGATCTACACATTATTATTACGGGCAGAAATTGTCCGAGTTTATTAACGGATATGGCTGATCTGATCAGCCAAATAGAATCCCCTAAACATCCATATAAAAAGGGCGTTCCCGCTCAAATTGGGATAGATTATTAA
- a CDS encoding cobyrinate a,c-diamide synthase: MIQEIRIPRILISGTGSGTGKTTFTIALTKALQAKGLKVSVFKCGPDYLDPGYHSFVTGKNCQNLDGWLMGKESVISSFVGASQGSDISIIEGVMGLFDGHSPNSDAGSTAEIAKWLQVPTIVSIDASGMAATFSAIASGIKNYDPQVPIQGFFANFLGSKSHLSIIETASIPLPVLGGFPKSYEYSFPERHLGLHSAGPDILTEEKLSFWQNLTEEWLDLEKVLEIANSAPPILSPGQSKIQPKTKDCRIGIAFDEAFHFYYEDNFKKLREEGAELVFFSPLKDTKLPEVDGLYFGGGYPEIFADLLANNKNLIQDIKNFANSKKPIYAECGGLMYLSSEIQNIEGQCFPMVGLIPGKAIMGPKLKSLGYVEAYTERRTILGEAGIRFRGHQFRYSDLIIENEDELLFSYHIRKRKSEQSTREGYTVSNVLASYVHAHWASNPEIPKNFIASCRRFKV; the protein is encoded by the coding sequence ATGATACAAGAAATCAGAATACCGAGGATACTAATTTCCGGAACTGGGAGTGGAACCGGAAAGACCACATTTACAATAGCGCTTACCAAGGCTTTGCAAGCAAAAGGCCTAAAAGTTTCTGTATTCAAATGCGGGCCCGATTATTTAGATCCAGGTTATCATTCTTTCGTTACCGGAAAAAACTGTCAAAATCTGGATGGATGGTTGATGGGAAAAGAATCGGTAATTTCCAGTTTTGTTGGTGCAAGCCAAGGGTCGGATATTTCCATCATAGAAGGAGTGATGGGATTATTTGATGGCCATTCACCTAATTCAGATGCAGGCTCCACGGCGGAAATCGCAAAATGGCTGCAAGTTCCAACTATCGTATCAATCGATGCATCCGGAATGGCGGCGACTTTTTCAGCAATTGCATCAGGAATCAAGAATTATGATCCTCAAGTCCCTATCCAAGGTTTTTTTGCAAACTTTTTAGGAAGTAAGAGTCATCTTTCCATTATAGAAACTGCAAGTATTCCATTACCCGTTTTAGGCGGATTTCCTAAGTCATACGAATATTCCTTTCCGGAAAGGCATTTAGGACTCCATTCCGCGGGCCCTGATATTTTAACGGAAGAAAAACTTTCTTTTTGGCAAAATCTAACCGAAGAATGGTTGGATCTAGAAAAAGTATTAGAGATTGCCAACTCCGCGCCCCCCATTCTATCTCCAGGACAGTCGAAAATTCAGCCCAAAACTAAAGATTGTAGAATAGGAATTGCTTTTGATGAAGCATTCCATTTTTATTATGAAGATAATTTCAAAAAATTGAGGGAGGAAGGCGCAGAGTTAGTTTTTTTCTCTCCGCTAAAAGATACAAAACTTCCAGAAGTAGACGGACTGTATTTCGGGGGTGGCTATCCGGAGATATTCGCAGATCTTTTAGCGAATAATAAAAACCTAATACAAGATATCAAAAATTTTGCAAATTCGAAAAAGCCAATCTACGCGGAATGTGGTGGATTAATGTATCTTTCGTCAGAGATCCAAAACATAGAAGGTCAATGTTTTCCGATGGTCGGCCTGATCCCAGGAAAGGCGATCATGGGTCCTAAACTCAAAAGTTTAGGTTATGTAGAGGCATATACTGAAAGAAGGACAATTCTGGGAGAAGCGGGAATTCGTTTCCGGGGACACCAATTCCGATACTCTGATCTGATTATAGAAAACGAGGACGAATTATTATTCTCTTATCATATCAGAAAACGTAAGTCAGAACAAAGTACTCGAGAAGGTTATACAGTTTCAAACGTTTTGGCAAGTTATGTACATGCACATTGGGCCTCCAATCCTGAAATTCCAAAAAACTTTATAGCTTCTTGTAGGAGATTTAAAGTTTGA
- a CDS encoding adenosylcobinamide amidohydrolase, whose amino-acid sequence MPHSSLSWAVVGGGYLITNKIYWLKVSNSDLSPEILPEEYYRNRLVEKGEKEEVLGFMTSASLLNHSVVEKNLGDMHVRTIATVGLGNAVRVGDLPKQIEKIGTINLLVQTSEMFTFPASIEAISIASEARTLAVLESEIQIQNENSLATGTGTDCIGVISPIGASGIDYVGKHTIFGHLIGAASYEAVAQGILKWKRQKITYLENFKAQ is encoded by the coding sequence ATGCCTCATTCTTCTTTAAGTTGGGCGGTCGTGGGGGGAGGATATCTAATCACAAACAAAATTTATTGGTTAAAAGTTTCCAATTCCGACTTAAGTCCTGAAATTCTTCCGGAAGAATATTATAGAAATCGATTAGTAGAAAAAGGAGAGAAGGAAGAAGTTTTAGGGTTTATGACCAGCGCCTCTCTTTTGAATCACTCTGTCGTCGAAAAAAATTTGGGTGATATGCACGTTAGGACAATCGCGACAGTAGGATTAGGAAATGCGGTTAGAGTAGGAGATCTTCCAAAACAAATAGAAAAAATAGGAACCATTAACTTACTCGTTCAAACTTCCGAAATGTTCACTTTCCCCGCAAGTATAGAAGCAATCTCTATAGCGTCCGAGGCAAGGACCCTTGCGGTTTTAGAATCCGAGATCCAGATACAAAACGAAAATAGTTTAGCTACGGGGACTGGAACGGATTGTATCGGAGTTATCTCTCCGATTGGAGCGAGTGGAATAGATTATGTTGGAAAGCATACTATCTTTGGGCATTTAATTGGAGCAGCTTCCTACGAAGCGGTCGCTCAAGGTATCCTCAAATGGAAAAGACAAAAAATCACTTACTTAGAGAATTTCAAAGCTCAATGA
- a CDS encoding histidine phosphatase family protein, translating into MKKSVCLLRHPSILSEYGGKYLGRKEVSLSQEGLGEIKNIEKNIQDKFLKGKIYLSPSKQCRETFDALGFSKEVQPEFREELRELHFGEWEGRSFSAVAEANLECLKKFANFSPSFQFPQGESLFEFQTRAEVFKKHILSSSDNSILIVSHGGILSILLCSFLSLPYSFYTKFKISPSTLIYLDIFKNGQVVLTDLIRMSSSRRCEWPG; encoded by the coding sequence ATGAAAAAATCAGTATGTTTACTCAGACACCCAAGCATACTTTCTGAATATGGAGGAAAATATTTAGGAAGAAAAGAAGTATCTCTTTCTCAAGAAGGACTTGGAGAAATAAAAAATATAGAGAAAAATATCCAAGATAAATTCCTGAAAGGAAAAATATATCTGAGCCCATCAAAACAATGCAGAGAAACCTTTGATGCATTAGGATTTTCTAAAGAAGTCCAACCGGAATTCAGAGAAGAATTACGAGAATTACATTTTGGTGAATGGGAAGGAAGATCTTTTTCAGCCGTTGCAGAAGCAAATTTAGAATGTTTAAAAAAATTTGCGAATTTCTCCCCTTCTTTTCAATTTCCCCAAGGTGAAAGCCTGTTTGAATTTCAAACAAGGGCAGAAGTGTTCAAGAAGCATATACTCTCTTCCTCAGATAATTCTATTCTTATTGTAAGTCACGGAGGAATTCTCTCTATCCTACTTTGTTCTTTTTTAAGCCTTCCTTATTCTTTTTATACGAAATTCAAAATATCCCCTTCTACTCTTATTTATTTAGATATATTTAAAAATGGTCAGGTTGTTTTGACCGATTTAATCAGAATGTCTTCCTCAAGGAGATGTGAATGGCCGGGATAG
- the cobU gene encoding bifunctional adenosylcobinamide kinase/adenosylcobinamide-phosphate guanylyltransferase, whose protein sequence is MAGIVLITGGCRSGKSKFALEKANFIQGKKIFLATCPRIDSEMDERIKRHRLERTGWETIEEELELSPLFDSIPAESVVLLDCLSLWINNLMYDTKNKNIQLNQDQIKDYCNKLGHSILNSKVKNVFIVTNEVGMGLVPENKEGRLYRDLLGICNQTFASVASEVYFLVSGIPIQIKPSSDNSL, encoded by the coding sequence ATGGCCGGGATAGTTTTAATCACTGGTGGATGCAGAAGCGGAAAAAGTAAATTTGCGTTAGAGAAAGCGAATTTTATACAAGGAAAAAAAATCTTTTTGGCCACCTGCCCTCGCATAGATTCTGAAATGGATGAAAGAATAAAAAGACACCGGTTAGAAAGAACAGGTTGGGAAACAATAGAAGAAGAATTGGAACTTTCTCCTCTGTTCGATTCTATTCCCGCAGAATCTGTAGTATTATTAGATTGCCTAAGCCTTTGGATCAACAACCTGATGTATGATACAAAAAACAAAAATATACAATTGAACCAAGATCAAATCAAGGACTATTGCAATAAGCTTGGACATTCTATCTTAAATTCGAAAGTGAAAAATGTATTTATAGTCACAAATGAGGTCGGAATGGGTCTTGTTCCGGAAAATAAAGAAGGCAGATTGTATAGAGATCTATTAGGGATCTGTAATCAAACCTTTGCTTCTGTTGCAAGTGAAGTATACTTTTTAGTCAGTGGGATCCCGATCCAAATCAAACCTTCTTCGGATAATAGTTTATGA